Proteins from one Setaria italica strain Yugu1 chromosome V, Setaria_italica_v2.0, whole genome shotgun sequence genomic window:
- the LOC101780547 gene encoding mitochondrial import receptor subunit TOM40-1 — MGSSVSHAAPPPPPPPDSYGPPPPFAAAEAAAPPKPHEEEVAEPKVDYLNLPCPVPYEEIQREAFMALKPDLFEGMRFDFTKMISPYFALSHSVAMGSIDVPAQGNEVIKIPTSNYEFGANFINPRMMLMGRVSHEGRENIRVKYDITDNLAVKINAQLTSEPHYSQGMFNFDYKGKDFRTQIQIGNNAFYGANYIQSVTKNLSLGTEAFWLGQQRKSGVGVVARYDTKKWVATGQIATTGMVALSYVQKVSEKVSLASDFMYNQMSKDVTATFGYDYILRQCRLRGKLDTNGVISALLEERLTPGVTFQLSAEIDHWKKDYKFGFGMAVGE; from the exons atgggctCCTCCGTCAgccacgccgcgccccctcctcccccgcctcctgACTCCTACGGGCCCCCACCTCCCTTCGCGGCCGCCgaagccgccgcgccgccgaagccccatgaggaggaggtggccgagCCGAAGGTGGACTACCTCAACCTCCCGTGCCCCGTCCCCTACGAGGAGATCCAGCGCGAGGCCTTCA TGGCGCTGAAGCCGGACCTCTTCGAGGGCATGCGATTCGATTTCACCAAGATGATCAGCCCGTACTTCGCATTGAGCCACAG TGTGGCCATGGGATCCATTGATGTCCCGGCACAGGGGAACGAGGTGATCAAGATCCCCACCTCCAACTATGAGTTTGGTGCCAACTTCATCAATCCTAGG ATGATGCTCATGGGGAGGGTCTCGCATGAAGGGAGGGAGAACATTCGTGTCAAATATGACATAACGGACAACCTCGCTGTAAAGATAAATGCTCAG TTGACAAGTGAGCCCCATTACTCCCAGGGCATGTTTAATTTTGATTATAAG GGCAAAGATTTTAGAACTCAGATTCAAATTGGGAACAATGCCTTCTATGGAGCAAACTACATCCAA AGTGTCACAAAGAACCTTTCCTTGGGAACTGAAGCCTTTTGGCTTGGTCAGCAGAGGAAATCTGGAGTTGGTGTTGTTGCTCGCTATGACACAAAGAAATGG GTCGCAACTGGGCAAATTGCAACCACTGGAATGGTTGCTCTTAGTTATGTTCAGAAAGTATCTGAAAAG GTTTCCCTTGCATCTGATTTCATGTACAATCAAATGTCAAAGGATGTAACAGCAACTTTTGGTTACGATTATATACTGAGACAG TGTCGATTGAGGGGGAAGCTGGATACCAATGGTGTGATTTCTGCTCTTCTGGAGGAACGATTGACTCCAGGCGTTACTTTTCAATTGTCTGCTGAG ATTGACCATTGGAAGAAAGACTACAAGTTTGGGTTCGGTATGGCTGTCGGAGAGTAA